Proteins from a genomic interval of Flammeovirgaceae bacterium SG7u.111:
- a CDS encoding toll/interleukin-1 receptor domain-containing protein, with protein MKIYVSYAWGDKKEKGVSREVIVDKLCEAFKKKGHEVRRDKTHMKYRDIIRDFMNDIGSADALIAIISRKYLKSRFCMYELAKAYDWGHDFSKRIFPIVLDDVEDIVYSTDARIALIKEWEKMFDDLDKKLASLSFSQKAAFEEEYSDLSFIKEKAHIPLAKISGMTRNSDAQKLMEEKFEEIINQVLSKSR; from the coding sequence ATGAAAATTTATGTATCATACGCTTGGGGAGATAAAAAAGAAAAAGGGGTTAGCCGTGAAGTAATTGTTGATAAACTGTGCGAAGCCTTTAAAAAGAAAGGTCATGAGGTGAGGCGCGATAAAACCCATATGAAATATAGAGATATCATTCGTGACTTTATGAACGATATAGGAAGTGCAGATGCTTTAATTGCCATCATTAGCAGAAAATACTTAAAATCAAGATTTTGCATGTATGAACTTGCCAAAGCATATGATTGGGGGCATGACTTTTCAAAGAGGATTTTCCCAATAGTTTTAGATGATGTCGAAGATATAGTTTATTCAACAGATGCGAGAATAGCATTAATTAAGGAATGGGAAAAAATGTTTGATGATCTAGATAAAAAATTAGCATCGTTATCATTTTCTCAAAAAGCTGCATTTGAAGAAGAATATAGTGACCTTAGTTTTATCAAAGAAAAAGCACATATCCCATTAGCAAAAATTTCTGGTATGACAAGAAATTCTGATGCACAAAAACTAATGGAAGAAAAATTTGAGGAAATTATAAATCAAGTTTTATCCAAAAGTCGATAG
- a CDS encoding sulfotransferase family 2 domain-containing protein: MISHTHKYIYIHIPKTGGKSLYKILPDAQHNRDALPKDNTINIGRRKMHLNVTEIQKALGVNKFNEYFKFAFVRNPWDRVVSEFFWRKSRPNRIQFNTIYEMLQFIENGNYEIDDLNRHLAPQYEMICDSSQKKLLIDYVANFENFTKEIHVIFTKIGIETPNIIPQENKSIRSTDYNLYLKKQEKRLIEKIYEKDITLFDYISTK, encoded by the coding sequence ATGATTTCTCATACTCATAAATATATATATATTCATATTCCTAAAACAGGTGGAAAGTCCTTGTATAAGATTCTTCCTGATGCTCAACATAACCGAGATGCTTTACCTAAAGACAATACAATAAATATTGGAAGAAGAAAAATGCATTTGAATGTTACTGAAATCCAGAAAGCATTAGGGGTAAATAAATTTAATGAGTACTTCAAATTTGCTTTTGTCAGAAACCCTTGGGATAGGGTAGTATCAGAGTTTTTTTGGCGAAAATCACGGCCCAACAGAATTCAATTCAACACTATTTATGAAATGCTTCAGTTTATCGAAAATGGAAACTATGAGATAGATGATTTAAATAGGCATTTAGCACCTCAATATGAGATGATTTGTGATTCTTCCCAAAAAAAATTATTGATTGACTACGTAGCAAATTTTGAAAATTTTACAAAAGAAATTCATGTGATTTTCACCAAAATAGGAATAGAGACTCCCAATATTATTCCACAAGAAAACAAATCTATAAGAAGCACTGACTATAATTTATACCTTAAAAAACAAGAAAAAAGGTTAATAGAGAAAATTTACGAAAAAGATATAACTCTATTTGATTATATCTCTACAAAATAG
- a CDS encoding helix-turn-helix transcriptional regulator yields the protein MKQFQLGEFEEIVLLTVGILHGNAYGVTIKDEIEQRLDRQVSVGALQTTLRRLEKKGYLTSSHGDSSEARGGRPKLFFTMTAYGKQAIDYTRQTRNKLWDSLPPFILNLG from the coding sequence ATGAAACAATTTCAATTAGGAGAATTTGAAGAGATCGTACTCCTTACGGTGGGCATCTTGCACGGCAATGCCTATGGGGTTACCATTAAGGATGAAATAGAGCAGCGGCTCGATAGGCAAGTGAGCGTAGGGGCACTCCAGACCACGCTGAGGAGGCTGGAGAAAAAAGGGTATTTGACCTCTTCTCATGGCGATTCTTCTGAAGCCAGAGGAGGCAGGCCCAAGCTCTTTTTTACCATGACTGCCTACGGAAAGCAGGCAATCGACTACACACGCCAAACCCGGAATAAGCTTTGGGATTCGCTTCCTCCCTTTATCTTGAACCTAGGTTAA
- a CDS encoding bifunctional UDP-sugar hydrolase/5'-nucleotidase, whose product MDKKSIVHNQIVILVFSLFFFVACQPKPSETISILYFNDAHEIAPVNDKYGNRGGVSRLKTIVDNIKERNDAIVLFGGDLAGGTLFGGIYHGFPMVEAFNEIPIDIANFGQHDFDFGVENTKKLIQKSNFQWFSSNLKDSIGNTFASLPESILIEKSNTKIGFIGLTDAMNTSIQEKNIIKQDELIKSAKKNVKRLQNKGAEIIIAITQSPISVNEILLSEVDGIDVIFTEEVSETKTVVHSSGKKTIIATCGNMGSLAEVTLYKEKHKIISKIQIHPLDTTIESNKELLVLEKKYMDSLDIKLSSSISYTNKNLLNEGSRESENLLGNLITNSFRDYHKADIGLINGGGIRGNIFKGEITLKEAHAVLPFGNKVCLVELNGLEIKDLINKSITDVNENGGDFLQVSGINYTYTMIKNSPSLLSVTINGKPIDEIEKYKVAMPSYILLGGGNFNNILQEKILVPPIQSPVDVEVFINYLKSHQEISLETEDRIKIMK is encoded by the coding sequence ATGGATAAGAAAAGCATCGTACACAATCAAATAGTAATTTTAGTTTTCTCCTTATTTTTTTTTGTAGCCTGCCAACCTAAACCTTCGGAAACTATATCTATCTTATATTTTAACGATGCCCATGAAATCGCCCCTGTCAATGATAAATATGGAAATAGAGGAGGAGTATCAAGACTTAAAACCATTGTCGATAACATAAAAGAAAGAAATGACGCTATTGTTTTATTTGGAGGTGATTTAGCAGGCGGAACTCTTTTTGGTGGAATTTACCATGGTTTTCCAATGGTTGAAGCATTCAATGAAATTCCTATTGACATTGCTAACTTCGGTCAGCACGATTTTGATTTTGGTGTTGAAAACACTAAAAAACTGATTCAGAAATCTAACTTTCAATGGTTTTCTTCTAACCTTAAAGATAGTATTGGAAATACTTTTGCTTCTCTACCTGAATCTATACTCATAGAAAAATCAAATACGAAGATTGGATTTATAGGTTTAACAGATGCAATGAACACCTCAATTCAAGAAAAAAATATAATAAAACAGGATGAATTAATAAAATCAGCTAAAAAGAATGTAAAAAGGCTACAAAACAAAGGAGCAGAAATTATAATAGCTATTACTCAATCTCCTATTTCAGTAAATGAGATATTATTAAGCGAAGTTGATGGTATTGATGTGATTTTTACTGAAGAAGTTTCAGAAACCAAAACAGTCGTTCACTCAAGTGGTAAAAAAACAATCATTGCTACTTGCGGAAATATGGGATCACTCGCTGAGGTTACCCTATACAAGGAAAAACATAAAATCATATCTAAAATTCAAATACATCCACTTGACACTACTATAGAATCTAATAAAGAACTGTTAGTATTGGAGAAGAAATACATGGATAGTCTTGACATTAAATTATCCTCTAGTATTTCATATACAAATAAAAACTTATTGAATGAAGGCAGTAGAGAAAGTGAAAATCTATTAGGAAACTTAATTACCAATTCTTTTAGAGACTATCATAAAGCTGACATTGGGCTTATAAATGGAGGAGGTATTAGAGGCAATATCTTCAAAGGTGAAATAACACTTAAGGAAGCTCACGCAGTACTTCCTTTTGGAAACAAAGTATGCTTAGTTGAACTAAATGGATTAGAAATAAAAGACCTTATTAATAAAAGTATTACCGATGTTAATGAAAATGGAGGTGATTTTTTACAAGTATCGGGAATCAACTATACTTACACAATGATAAAGAATAGCCCAAGCCTTTTATCAGTAACCATAAATGGCAAACCAATAGATGAAATAGAAAAATATAAAGTTGCAATGCCTAGCTATATTTTACTAGGAGGGGGTAATTTCAACAACATTTTACAAGAAAAAATCCTTGTACCACCCATACAATCCCCTGTTGATGTAGAAGTCTTTATCAACTACCTGAAATCTCATCAAGAGATTTCATTAGAAACTGAAGACAGAATTAAAATAATGAAATAA
- a CDS encoding NAD(P)-dependent oxidoreductase: MRIFFTGGSGKAGKHVIPYLLDQGHRVMNVDLTPLDHPVVDNLTADITDSGQMFNAMSSYAGLDELDAGNGVPTFDAVVHFAAVPRILIKPDNETFRVNTMGTYNVIEAAVKLGIKKIIIASSETTYGMCFSDGKTDPKSLPLEEDYDVDPMDSYGLSKVVNEKTARTFQRRSGFDVYALRIGNVIEPHEYAELFPHYFKHPEVRRRNAFCYIDARDLGQVVDLCLQKDGLGYQVFNAGNDHNGAVIPTKKLIEQFYPGVPITRELEEHEALFSNRKIREVLGFKEQHNWRNYLDWK, translated from the coding sequence ATGCGGATATTTTTTACAGGAGGATCTGGAAAAGCTGGAAAGCATGTGATTCCCTACTTACTCGACCAAGGACATAGGGTGATGAATGTAGACCTGACGCCTTTGGATCACCCAGTGGTGGATAACTTAACGGCAGATATCACGGATTCTGGGCAGATGTTCAACGCCATGAGCTCATATGCCGGGCTGGATGAACTGGACGCAGGAAATGGTGTTCCAACATTTGATGCAGTGGTGCATTTTGCCGCCGTGCCCCGCATCTTGATCAAACCTGACAATGAAACCTTTCGGGTCAACACCATGGGGACGTATAATGTGATTGAAGCAGCGGTAAAGCTTGGTATAAAGAAAATCATTATTGCCTCCTCGGAGACTACCTACGGCATGTGTTTTTCGGATGGCAAAACCGACCCGAAATCATTGCCCTTGGAGGAGGACTATGACGTTGACCCGATGGATAGCTATGGACTGTCAAAGGTAGTAAATGAGAAAACAGCACGCACCTTCCAGCGCAGGTCTGGCTTCGATGTGTATGCCCTTCGTATAGGAAACGTGATTGAGCCGCACGAATATGCGGAACTGTTCCCTCATTATTTCAAACACCCTGAAGTGCGCCGCAGGAATGCATTCTGCTACATCGATGCGCGTGACTTGGGGCAGGTCGTCGATTTATGTTTGCAGAAGGACGGACTTGGTTACCAAGTGTTCAATGCAGGGAACGACCATAACGGGGCGGTGATTCCTACCAAAAAACTGATTGAACAGTTCTACCCCGGCGTACCCATTACCCGCGAACTGGAAGAACACGAAGCACTGTTCTCCAACCGAAAAATTCGAGAAGTACTGGGCTTCAAAGAGCAACACAACTGGCGGAACTACTTGGATTGGAAGTGA
- a CDS encoding NB-ARC domain-containing protein produces MDSSKIHVLYFSKHEDNQSPESERIFDLLDRAFQKEGYNIKQDLKDSEPLRDFIIRVGSSDALIIIIEKKYLESQKYMFGLAKAYDWGHDFDKRIFPIVLKDAKEIIYSENGRLELISYWEKKFGSLDKKLAPLSFSQKAAFEEKYSDLSFIKEKVHIPLAKISGKVWTDPQILIEDDFKELIKQVEKQIRKEAKPLTTIPKVDENKLKEFVDRVPKLEKLHKTLQIHSDTNCIRFLLHGLGGFGKTMLAKKYIDLHKASYDTISWIDYEDDTIEIIKQFTKFSKPPSTLNEEKFRDEFFEYLEEQEGFNLIVLDNITPKVSITLEQFISRIESLKKGKFRLIVTSRKLDERYWAFKNTLEVDKLEKKYAFRLFKEHAPSLRKGHSLRLKFQKDKTEIESIINKVYSNTKLIIIAAGLANRVGPRYINRKLDERGLFGMNENIVAFEGKEEYVRNVLNELYQLDSTIIGIKRELLFTSALFSVKNFSFQDIQFLYGEQSHHNNNKIANAIHSLAEDGWIENYGGRYTIHDLIGGLLRDNIAIAPEKEGFKISDFNPQLQRMYVALLSKPEDIYDREIFLDLAQAFLELNIFEHIYEVMQLKIVVALASIHLSGRYQEKLIKYYLDEVIEYCKDNLEENENYKLYIEANEVFSFFYQLLGESTKSEYDIALRYEEEAVKAKSRFGTNLFQQSLEHYNFGLIFKAKRKGENSEKAIQFFEKSIESFRRLQQIKDISVSQKSYSISNGRKINLIEVEGMTSPMGVEEYIINAYDSIGDTRRLRANENIKALNSKDKSQDIEKQIEEDLQLALEAINESLALGEKYYVKEDKKYLLRNYTSLGHVYKSLYEYYGNDNYKGESSTYHEKALSLCEKIKEERDETYDNDFITKNVARAYQSAAEFYEYIENNEKALLFYDETLKIREKMLPSEHHKLKNTRKSKKRVEDKINTK; encoded by the coding sequence ATGGATTCTTCAAAAATTCATGTATTATATTTTAGTAAACATGAGGACAATCAAAGTCCAGAGAGTGAAAGGATTTTTGATTTACTTGATAGAGCTTTCCAAAAAGAAGGTTACAATATTAAACAAGACCTGAAAGACAGTGAACCTCTTCGTGATTTTATTATTAGAGTTGGTAGCTCAGATGCCTTAATTATCATTATCGAAAAAAAGTATCTAGAATCACAAAAGTACATGTTTGGATTAGCCAAAGCGTATGACTGGGGACATGATTTTGATAAAAGAATTTTCCCAATTGTGCTAAAAGATGCCAAAGAGATAATTTATTCAGAAAATGGTAGGCTAGAATTAATTAGCTACTGGGAAAAAAAGTTTGGCAGTTTAGATAAAAAATTAGCACCGTTATCATTTTCTCAAAAAGCTGCATTTGAAGAAAAATATAGTGACCTTAGTTTTATCAAAGAAAAAGTACATATCCCATTAGCAAAAATTTCTGGCAAAGTTTGGACTGACCCACAAATACTAATAGAAGATGATTTTAAAGAGCTTATCAAGCAAGTAGAAAAGCAAATACGAAAAGAAGCCAAACCATTAACAACTATACCAAAAGTTGATGAGAATAAATTAAAAGAATTCGTTGATAGAGTACCAAAACTCGAAAAACTACATAAAACATTACAGATACATTCTGACACAAATTGCATTCGATTTTTATTACATGGTTTAGGAGGGTTTGGCAAAACCATGTTGGCTAAAAAATACATTGACTTACACAAAGCATCTTATGATACCATCTCTTGGATTGATTATGAAGATGATACTATTGAAATAATCAAACAATTTACCAAGTTTAGCAAGCCTCCTTCTACATTGAATGAAGAAAAGTTTAGAGATGAATTTTTTGAATATTTAGAAGAGCAAGAAGGGTTTAACTTAATTGTATTAGATAATATCACACCAAAAGTATCAATCACTTTAGAGCAATTTATTAGTAGAATTGAATCGCTCAAAAAAGGTAAATTCAGGCTTATTGTTACTTCAAGAAAATTAGACGAACGCTATTGGGCATTTAAAAACACACTTGAAGTAGATAAACTAGAGAAAAAGTACGCATTTAGACTTTTTAAAGAACATGCTCCTTCACTTCGAAAGGGTCATTCTCTACGATTGAAATTTCAAAAAGACAAAACCGAAATCGAAAGTATTATAAATAAGGTATATAGCAATACAAAACTTATTATTATTGCCGCAGGTCTAGCCAACAGAGTAGGCCCTAGATATATAAATAGAAAATTAGATGAAAGAGGGTTGTTTGGGATGAATGAAAACATCGTTGCATTTGAAGGAAAAGAAGAATATGTAAGAAATGTCTTAAATGAATTATACCAATTAGATAGCACCATTATAGGAATAAAGAGAGAACTACTATTTACTTCTGCTTTATTTTCTGTTAAGAACTTCTCCTTTCAGGATATTCAATTTTTATATGGAGAACAATCTCACCATAACAATAATAAAATCGCAAATGCCATACACTCTTTAGCTGAGGATGGTTGGATTGAAAACTATGGTGGCCGTTACACGATACATGATTTAATTGGAGGTCTACTGAGAGACAATATTGCTATAGCCCCTGAAAAAGAAGGTTTCAAAATATCAGATTTCAACCCTCAATTGCAAAGGATGTATGTTGCTTTACTAAGCAAACCAGAAGATATTTATGATAGAGAGATTTTTTTAGACTTAGCACAGGCTTTTTTAGAGCTTAATATCTTTGAGCATATTTACGAGGTGATGCAACTTAAAATAGTAGTTGCTTTAGCTTCAATTCATCTTTCAGGCAGGTATCAAGAGAAGCTTATCAAATACTATTTAGATGAAGTAATCGAATATTGTAAAGATAATTTAGAAGAAAATGAAAACTATAAACTCTATATTGAAGCAAATGAAGTGTTTAGCTTCTTTTATCAATTACTAGGAGAATCCACTAAATCAGAATACGATATTGCTTTAAGGTATGAGGAAGAAGCGGTAAAAGCCAAATCAAGATTTGGAACAAACTTATTCCAACAATCACTTGAACATTACAACTTTGGACTTATTTTCAAGGCTAAAAGAAAAGGTGAAAATTCTGAAAAAGCTATTCAATTTTTTGAAAAATCTATTGAAAGTTTCAGAAGATTACAGCAAATAAAGGATATTAGTGTTTCCCAAAAATCTTATTCAATTTCTAATGGTCGGAAAATAAATCTTATTGAAGTTGAGGGAATGACTTCCCCAATGGGAGTTGAAGAATATATAATAAATGCCTATGATAGCATTGGGGATACAAGACGATTGAGGGCAAATGAAAATATTAAAGCACTTAATAGTAAGGACAAAAGCCAAGATATTGAGAAACAAATAGAAGAAGATTTACAATTAGCATTGGAAGCTATCAATGAAAGTTTAGCGTTGGGAGAAAAATATTATGTAAAAGAAGATAAAAAATATCTATTGAGAAATTACACCTCGCTTGGACATGTGTATAAATCTCTTTATGAATATTATGGTAATGATAATTATAAAGGTGAGAGTAGCACGTATCATGAAAAAGCCCTTAGCTTATGTGAAAAAATCAAGGAGGAAAGGGATGAAACATATGACAATGACTTTATTACAAAAAATGTAGCAAGGGCTTATCAATCTGCAGCCGAGTTTTATGAGTATATAGAAAACAATGAAAAAGCATTGCTTTTTTATGATGAGACTCTAAAAATTAGAGAAAAAATGCTGCCATCGGAGCATCATAAACTAAAAAACACAAGGAAATCAAAAAAGAGAGTTGAAGATAAAATAAATACAAAATGA
- a CDS encoding zeta toxin family protein, whose amino-acid sequence MKNLEQLITDINSLSFDNIVTTLPNEVDEKEVIEEFQLLKDNMLNSVVPQQDKLLIHMAGLPGSGKSTYCENVLLKKLVREEILYLGFDDVMEKISFYQEEKKKDIVNAFKRWEIPARILGYEILVKAFEKNLSVLFDNGASNARHLEIIELFQENNYRIKMYYLGGTPQQLIPRVAQREAEGKRHLPLEEMESRYNSLQKVLEKYKIVVDDFYDVTNI is encoded by the coding sequence ATGAAAAATTTAGAACAGCTAATAACAGACATAAATAGCTTATCCTTTGATAATATTGTGACAACGTTACCAAACGAAGTGGACGAAAAGGAGGTAATAGAAGAATTTCAATTGTTGAAGGATAATATGTTAAATTCAGTTGTTCCACAACAGGACAAACTGCTGATTCATATGGCGGGACTTCCAGGAAGTGGAAAGTCTACATATTGTGAAAATGTCTTGCTTAAAAAGCTTGTTCGTGAAGAAATTCTTTACCTTGGTTTTGATGATGTAATGGAAAAAATTTCTTTCTATCAGGAAGAAAAGAAAAAGGATATAGTAAATGCGTTCAAACGATGGGAAATTCCTGCACGGATTTTAGGCTACGAAATACTTGTTAAAGCATTTGAAAAAAACTTATCAGTTCTTTTTGATAACGGAGCTTCAAATGCAAGGCACTTGGAAATTATAGAACTTTTTCAAGAAAATAACTATCGTATTAAAATGTATTATTTAGGCGGAACGCCTCAACAGCTAATTCCTAGAGTTGCACAAAGAGAAGCTGAAGGCAAACGACATTTACCTCTTGAAGAAATGGAAAGTAGATACAATTCACTGCAAAAAGTATTGGAGAAATATAAAATTGTTGTAGATGATTTTTACGATGTAACTAATATTTGA
- a CDS encoding class I SAM-dependent methyltransferase, giving the protein MNISDIIKGSAKPAIYEKGSAFMWTDPHISKQLLQVHLNPELDLASRKKATILQTANWILKVQQSSSPLNILDLGCGPGLYAELFAQKGHRVTGLDISQISIEYAKEAAKKQDLDITYLNANYLELALEDNAFDLVVLIYTDLGVLPPQERDLLLGKIYRSLKKGGLFIFDVLQDKELETMVTPKSWEAVDTGFWKSTPYLALSESHLYEKEKVVLYQHHITDQNGAMSTYRFWTHFFSKKDVVEFLKAQGFTGVHFREDILPEGKWNADNVLFTVCNK; this is encoded by the coding sequence GTGAATATTTCAGACATCATAAAAGGGTCTGCAAAGCCTGCTATATATGAAAAAGGCAGTGCATTTATGTGGACAGACCCACATATTTCAAAGCAATTGCTTCAAGTCCACTTAAACCCTGAATTGGACTTAGCAAGCAGAAAAAAAGCTACCATCCTTCAGACGGCAAATTGGATTTTAAAGGTTCAACAATCCTCATCCCCTCTCAACATACTTGACTTGGGCTGCGGACCTGGACTTTATGCAGAACTCTTTGCCCAAAAAGGACATCGTGTCACAGGCTTGGATATTTCCCAAATCTCCATCGAGTATGCAAAAGAAGCTGCCAAAAAGCAAGACTTGGACATTACCTACCTCAATGCCAATTACCTAGAGCTAGCGCTTGAAGATAATGCATTCGACTTGGTAGTACTTATCTATACCGACCTTGGAGTGTTACCTCCACAAGAGCGAGACCTATTGCTAGGTAAAATCTATCGTTCTCTCAAAAAAGGAGGATTGTTTATCTTCGATGTGTTGCAAGACAAAGAGCTAGAAACTATGGTTACGCCCAAGTCTTGGGAAGCTGTGGACACTGGCTTTTGGAAAAGCACCCCATATCTTGCCCTTTCAGAATCTCATCTTTATGAAAAAGAAAAAGTGGTATTGTACCAACACCACATCACTGACCAAAATGGGGCAATGAGCACCTACCGCTTTTGGACACATTTCTTTTCCAAAAAAGATGTGGTCGAATTCCTAAAAGCACAAGGGTTTACAGGTGTCCACTTTAGGGAGGATATTCTCCCCGAAGGAAAGTGGAATGCTGACAATGTGTTATTTACCGTTTGCAATAAGTAG
- a CDS encoding aminotransferase class V-fold PLP-dependent enzyme: MNRRKLLKQITTGAFALPLLGASDIGKHLPQVSEWKGEFSLDKVKDEAFWKKVKKTHYDVSDEFINLENGMFGVQPNMVVDAYCEFIRKVNRDSSGYVRNHFYKEDYQPIMDILSEFSGTEKEEILITRNATEAMNIIINGLPFKAGDEVIFHMQDYPSMIEAFQMLEKTKGIKIKEIEIPYIPKSDAEIVKLYEEAITEKTKCILVTHMIHLTGQIMPVKAISDMAKKKGVDVIVDAAHSFAHVDFKIPDLGCDFVGVNLHKWFSTPLGMGMLYVKKDRIKDLSPLFGDATKPDDSIYKLGHFGTISSPTYLTIPKAVEFNNLVTLPVKEARLRYLQNYWTSEIKNIPNAEMLTPTEPARSCAIATFKLNNMGVEEAAEKLYKGYGIFTVKRNLPGDKLGIRVTPNLYNGTNDLDRLLEGITALSKV, translated from the coding sequence ATGAACAGAAGGAAGTTACTCAAGCAAATTACCACTGGTGCCTTTGCTTTACCGCTACTAGGAGCAAGCGATATCGGGAAGCATTTACCCCAAGTTTCCGAATGGAAAGGAGAGTTCAGCCTCGACAAGGTGAAGGACGAAGCATTTTGGAAGAAGGTAAAAAAGACCCATTACGATGTTTCCGACGAGTTTATTAACCTCGAAAATGGAATGTTTGGCGTGCAGCCCAACATGGTGGTAGATGCCTACTGCGAGTTTATCAGGAAAGTGAACAGGGATAGTTCGGGCTATGTGCGAAACCATTTTTATAAGGAAGATTACCAGCCTATTATGGATATCCTCTCCGAATTTTCTGGAACGGAAAAAGAGGAAATCCTCATCACCCGAAATGCCACCGAGGCCATGAACATCATCATTAATGGCTTGCCTTTCAAAGCTGGGGACGAAGTAATTTTCCACATGCAGGATTACCCCAGCATGATCGAAGCCTTCCAGATGCTCGAAAAAACTAAAGGTATCAAGATCAAGGAAATAGAGATTCCTTATATACCAAAAAGTGATGCTGAAATAGTGAAGTTGTACGAAGAAGCCATCACTGAGAAAACCAAATGCATCTTGGTGACGCATATGATCCACCTCACGGGGCAGATTATGCCGGTGAAAGCCATCTCGGATATGGCAAAGAAAAAAGGAGTGGATGTAATAGTAGATGCAGCGCATAGTTTCGCTCACGTCGATTTTAAGATTCCTGACTTAGGCTGCGATTTTGTGGGAGTGAACCTGCACAAGTGGTTTAGCACGCCATTGGGAATGGGCATGTTGTATGTCAAAAAAGATCGGATAAAAGACCTAAGCCCGCTGTTTGGCGATGCGACCAAACCTGATGACAGCATTTATAAATTGGGGCACTTCGGCACCATTTCTTCACCTACTTATCTTACCATCCCAAAGGCGGTGGAGTTTAACAACCTAGTGACGCTTCCCGTAAAAGAAGCCCGCTTGCGCTACCTCCAAAACTACTGGACAAGTGAGATCAAAAACATCCCCAATGCGGAAATGCTAACCCCAACCGAACCAGCGAGAAGTTGCGCCATAGCCACCTTCAAACTAAACAACATGGGTGTGGAAGAAGCAGCGGAAAAGCTGTACAAAGGCTATGGTATATTCACCGTAAAGCGCAACCTGCCGGGCGACAAACTGGGCATCAGGGTCACGCCGAACCTGTACAATGGAACAAATGACCTAGATCGTTTGCTGGAAGGGATTACTGCTTTGAGCAAGGTGTAG